A portion of the Punica granatum isolate Tunisia-2019 chromosome 7, ASM765513v2, whole genome shotgun sequence genome contains these proteins:
- the LOC116213046 gene encoding receptor-like protein 9DC3, protein MFGWIFKGCMEVIHSIQPQLNKQISSSISKYYQQDETMRDIWVFPFLFLFLLSFLIISRPLASAAAAVLTTSSQHYPSHINECDALLQFSSSFTVTRDASYEHCDDWSNITSYPKTALWKNGTDCCSWAGVTCHPMAAHRVIGLDLSCSQLKGTLHSNSTLFLLPSLRRLNLAGNDFYGSQGISPKFGIFTRMAHLNLSHSNFFGPIPLEIFHLSRLSTLDLSGRFWDLTIEDDRSFRWLIHNLTQLRELILDGTDMSRVSPTSLANFSSSSLTSLSLRGCRLGGIVPIDIFHLPNLCSLFLSSNHNLRGTLPQTKNWTSPLVFLDLSRTEFDGSVPASVGNLTSMTILDFSEAQFAGPIPPTLGNLVHLTHLDLHHNNFSGTMDFEMFARLKNIQYLFLTENSYLNMLLQSDGNCSFPVLQNLDLSTCRLTKFPYFLSSSAELKGLVLSRNMISGGIPEWFWRVGRDTLTNLDLSNNNFNGPLPDPPPSIVDFDASSNNFSGEILSSICQASSLEYLDLSNNRLNGTIPRCLGDLKSLSLLVASNNSLTGEIPSSVCQMGNLSRLFELDLSYNMLQGPLPQSLANCTSLQILFVNHNAISDTFPRWLNAVYGVRTVDLQSNRFHGAIEIPLPPQISYLSLSNNEFSGQLPINFFLNSTASFVDLASNSFKGPLPIPSPSIGYYSVSKNEFSGGIPYQLCNATRLLIITLSNNLLTGTIPHCLMNFTDLLSVLDLQANQVVGQMPEIISPGNNSIKTIRLGQNQLKGTLPRSLTCCKNLQVLDLGENELEGHFPYWLDTLPNLQVLILRSNKFHSSVDSSKRTSNPFPQLHILDLSNNSFSGQLPAEYIANLIAMKNEEKGGLRYMGGFSYEDTITVFVKGTELVLVKIMTVFTTIDFSRNFFEGEIPEAIGDLKALKGLNFSHNNLTGSIPSSVGKLTNLEWLDLSSNKLDGEIPRGIADLTSLTTLNLSYNQLVGPIPRGPQMDTFNHSFDGNPSLCGPPLSDTCDTSKQSPPHSTFPEEEEEEEEEGHWIEWRAMAMGSGCGLILGISVGYIMLEFGRPRWLVRMVERKKRRKTNRLNRNAAPRNPARRSTRGQ, encoded by the exons atgttcGGATGGATATTTAAGGGATGCATGGAGGTGATTCACTCCATCCAACCGCAACTTAACAAACAAATTTCATCATCAATCAGTAAGTATTACCAACAAGACGAGACCATGCGAGATATTTGGGTCTtccccttcctcttcctcttcctcctctctttCCTGATCATCTCACGCCCTCTTGcatctgctgctgctgctgttctcACCACATCATCCCAACATTATCCAAGCCATATCAATGAATGCGATGCTCTGCTTCAGTTCAGCAGTTCATTCACTGTCACAAGAGATGCCTCCTATGAGCACTGCGACGACTGGTCCAATATTACTTCATATCCAAAGACGGCCTTGTGGAAGAATGGCACTGATTGCTGCTCGTGGGCTGGGGTCACTTGCCACCCAATGGCAGCACATAGAGTGATCGGGCTCGATCTCAGTTGCAGTCAGCTCAAAGGTACCCTCCATTCCAACAGCACCCTCTTTTTGCTCCCCAGTCTTCGGCGGCTCAACCTCGCCGGTAACGATTTCTATGGCTCCCAAGGAATTTCACCTAAGTTCGGTATCTTTACCAGAATGGCTCATCTGAATCTCTCTCATTCTAACTTCTTCGGGCCCATTCCTCTAGAAATTTTTCACCTCTCCCGCCTAAGTACACTCGATCTCTCAGGCAGATTCTGGGACCTAACCATTGAAGATGACCGTAGTTTCAGATGGCTTATACATAATCTCACACAGTTGAGAGAACTTATTCTTGATGGTACCGACATGTCTAGAGTTTCTCCTACGTCCCTAGCgaacttctcttcttccagTCTGACATCTTTGAGTCTTCGTGGCTGTCGTCTGGGAGGGATAGTTCCGATTGACATCTTCCATCTCCCAAACCTCTGCAGTCTCTTTCTTTCAAGTAATCATAATCTCAGGGGCACTCTACCCCAGACAAAAAACTGGACCAGTCCGCTCGTCTTCTTGGATCTATCGAGGACAGAGTTCGATGGGTCAGTTCCTGCCTCAGTGGGGAATCTGACATCCATGACCATTTTGGACTTCAGTGAGGCCCAATTTGCCGGTCCGATCCCACCGACCCTTGGAAACCTTGTCCACCTCACCCACTTGGACCTCCACCATAACAATTTCAGCGGCACCATGGACTTTGAAATGTTTGCGCGGCTCAAAAATATCCAGTACCTTTTCCTCACAGAAAACAGTTACCTGAATATGTTGCTGCAAAGTGATGGCAACTGTTCCTTCCCCGTGCTCCAAAATCTGGATCTATCAACTTGCAGGTTGACCAAATTCCCATACTTCTTGAGTTCTTCCGCTGAGCTGAAAGGGTTGGTCCTCTCCAGAAACATGATCAGTGGAGGGATTCCTGAATGGTTTTGGAGAGTAGGGAGGGACACATTGACAAACTTGGACCTCTCAAACAACAATTTTAATGGTCCTCTACCTGACCCTCCTCCTTCGATAGTGGACTTCGATGCCTCAAGCAACAATTTCTCTGGAGAGATCCTATCTTCAATCTGCCAAGCCAGTTCACTAGAATACCTCGATCTCTCAAACAACAGACTCAATGGCACCATTCCGAGATGTTTGGGTGATTTAAAAAGCCTCTCGTTGCTCGTTGCCTCAAATAACAGTTTGACTGGCGAGATCCCATCTTCAGTCTGCCAGATGGGAAACTTAAGCCGCCTCTTCGAGTTGGATTTGAGCTACAATATGTTACAAGGTCCATTGCCACAATCTCTAGCAAACTGTACGAGCTTGCAGATTTTATTTGTCAATCACAATGCAATATCTGATACATTCCCGCGCTGGCTAAACGCTGTCTACGGGGTGCGGACTGTAGATTTACAGTCCAATAGGTTTCATGGAGCCATTGAAATTCCCCTCCCTCCGCAAATTTCATACTTGAGCCTCTCCAACAATGAGTTTTCCGGACAGTTGCCAATAAATTTCTTTCTGAATTCAACTGCTAGTTTTGTTGACTTAGCCAGCAACAGTTTTAAAGGACCTCTCCCGATTCCGTCACCATCCATTGGTTACTATTCCGTTTCAAAAAATGAGTTTAGTGGAGGCATTCCTTATCAGCTCTGCAACGCCACCAGGCTATTGATCATTACCCTGTCCAATAACCTCTTGACCGGCACCATTCCTCACTGTCTGATGAATTTTACTGACTTACTATCTGTATTGGATCTCCAAGCAAATCAAGTTGTAGGTCAGATGCCAGAGATAATTTCCCCTGGAAACAACTCGATCAAGACAATCCGCTTAGGTCAAAATCAACTCAAAGGGACGTTGCCACGATCTTTGACATGTTGCAAGAATTTGCAAGTATTGGATCTCGGCGAAAATGAGTTAGAGGGCCACTTCCCTTACTGGTTGGATACCCTTCCAAATCTGCAAGTTCTTATCCTGAGATCCAACAAGTTCCATAGTTCGGTGGATAGTTCCAAGAGAACTAGTAATCCCTTCCCTCAGTTACACATCTTGGACCTCTCTAACAATAGCTTTTCCGGTCAACTGCCAGCTGAGTACATTGCCAACTTAATAGCCatgaagaatgaagagaaaggTGGTTTACGTTATATGGGTGGCTTCTCCTATGAAGATACCATTACAGTGTTCGTGAAAGGGACGGAGTTGGTGCTGGTGAAAATTATGACCGTGTTTACAACCATCGACTTCTCAAGAAACTTCTTTGAAGGAGAGATCCCAGAAGCAATCGGAGATCTGAAAGCACTCAAGGGACTCAACTTTTCTCACAACAATCTGACTGGCAGCATCCCTTCTTCTGTGGGGAAGCTTACTAATCTGGAGTGGCTAGACCTATCCTCGAACAAGCTCGATGGGGAGATCCCCAGAGGAATTGCGGATCTTACGTCACTCACCACCTTGAATCTCTCCTATAACCAGCTTGTTGGACCGATTCCTCGTGGCCCGCAAATGGATACATTCAACCACTCCTTTGACGGGAATCCCAGCCTGTGCGGTCCTCCGTTGTCAGATACATGTGATACTTCGAAGCAGTCACCACCGCATTCAACTTtccctgaagaagaagaagaagaagaagaagaagggcatTGGATTGAATGGAGGGCAATGGCAATGGGATCAGGATGCGGACTCATCCTCGGGATATCAGTAGGATATATTATGCTGGAATTCGGGAGACCGAGATGGTTGGTGAGAATGGTTGAGAGGAAAAAGCGTAGGAAAACAAACAGGCTGAATAGAAATGCGGCTCCGAGAAATCCTGCGAG GAGGAGCACCAGAGGCCAGTGA
- the LOC116213231 gene encoding uncharacterized protein LOC116213231 isoform X2: MPRYYCDTTCLADHHQSESSTCRIQAQGSRNSWDKQRLSSGLLQLIINILWLRGLSYLYYRHLSYLWECNFQMHP, translated from the exons ATGCCTCG GTATTACTGCGACACTACTTGCCTCGCTGATCA CCATCAGTCAGAAAGCAGCACATGCAGGATACAAGCACAAG GATCAAGAAACAGTTGGGACAAACAGCGGCTTTCCAGCGGGTTGCTGCAACTTATAATCAACATCTTGTGGCTCAGAGGCCTCAGTTACCTATACTACCGACACCTGTCATACCTATGGGAATGCAATTTCCAAATGCACCCTTAA
- the LOC116213231 gene encoding U1 small nuclear ribonucleoprotein C-like isoform X1 — protein sequence MPRYYCDTTCLADHFSMISYFSSICQPSVRKQHMQDTSTRIKKQLGQTAAFQRVAATYNQHLVAQRPQLPILPTPVIPMGMQFPNAPLIPGIRPRYCLDHLPVHQLTHFLCDL from the exons ATGCCTCG GTATTACTGCGACACTACTTGCCTCGCTGATCA CTTTTCGATGATTAGTTACTTCTCCTCGATTTGCCAGCCATCAGTCAGAAAGCAGCACATGCAGGATACAAGCACAAG GATCAAGAAACAGTTGGGACAAACAGCGGCTTTCCAGCGGGTTGCTGCAACTTATAATCAACATCTTGTGGCTCAGAGGCCTCAGTTACCTATACTACCGACACCTGTCATACCTATGGGAATGCAATTTCCAAATGCACCCTTAATTCCTGGAATCAGGCCTCGGTATTGCCTAGACCACCTTCCGGTGCACCAGTTAACCCATTTTTTGTGCGATTTGTAA
- the LOC116214959 gene encoding uncharacterized protein LOC116214959: MASPRAGWTSWFHKRIVDPLIQILRRGAEPRLLAFSSALGITLGVFPICGVTVFLCGMAIAVLGSRCHSPSVMLFNFIATPVELGLVVPFLRFGEAISGGPHFPLTSDALKKVFTGQASREVLLSILHALIGWAVAAPFILGALYLILLPCFKLLVSKFSTHPSSPKKTIQSPRDVKIKVRDV, encoded by the exons ATGGCGTCGCCGAGAGCCGGATGGACCTCCTGGTTTCACAAGAGGATCGTCGATCCCCTCATCCAAATCCTCCGCAG GGGTGCAGAGCCGAGGCTGTTGGCGTTCTCTTCAGCTCTTGGCATAACCCTCGGGGTTTTTCCAATATGTG GGGTGACTGTGTTCCTCTGTGGGATGGCCATTGCGGTGCTGGGATCTCGCTGTCATTCTCCCAGTGTGATGCTTTTTAACTTTATCGCCACTCCTGTCGAACTTGG CCTTGTGGTTCCCTTTCTGCGGTTTGGGGAAGCCATATCTGGTGGGCCTCATTTTCCGTTAACATCTGATGCACTGAAGAAGGTGTTCACTGGTCAAGCTTCACGCGAAGTCCTATTGAGTATTCTTCATGCG CTGATAGGATGGGCTGTGGCAGCACCCTTTATTTTGGGCGCGCTTTATTTGATACTTCTGCCCTGTTTTAAGCTTCTGGTAAGCAAGTTCAGCACGCATCCTTCAAGCCCCAAGAAGACCATCCAGTCACCTAGAGATGTCAAGATCAAGGTAAGAGATGTTTGA
- the LOC116214960 gene encoding 60S ribosomal protein L38, with amino-acid sequence MPKQIHEIKDFLLTARRKDARSVKIKRSKDVVKFKVRCSKYLYTLCVFDSEKADKLKQSLPPGLSVQDL; translated from the exons ATG CCTAAGCAAATCCATGAGATTAAGGACTTCCTCCTCACTGCGAGGAGGAAAGATGCGCGTTCCGTGAAGATCAAGAGGAGCAAGGATGTGGTGAAGTTCAAGGTCAGGTGCTCCAAGTACCTTTACACCCTATGCGTCTTCGACTCCGAGAAGGCCGACAAGTTGAAGCAATCACTTCCCCCGG GTTTGAGTGTTCAAGACCTGTGA
- the LOC116213118 gene encoding protein SHORT-ROOT-like, whose product MDISLFSSKGTPFNFNQQISDDPIIDMHSANNSHPSPATHSSDSAELSAAGKWAANLLRECARAISDKDSGKIHHLLWMLNELASPYGDCDQKLASYFLQALFCKATDTGRRCYKTLISVAEKSHSFDAARKLILKFQEVSPWTTFGHVASNGAILEALEGESKLHIIDISNTLCTQWPTLLEALATRNDETPRLKLTIIVTASVVRLVMKEIGQRMEKFARLMGVPFEINVISEPTNLAELTKEELGIQEDEAVAVNCIGALRRVEVEDRTAVIRMFQSLRPKVVTVVEEEADFSSPREDFVKCFEECLRFYTLYFEMLEESFIPTSNERLMLERDCSRSIVRVLACDTCSDDGDGNITGGECERRERGIQWSNKLKQAFFPVRFSDDVIDDVKALLKRYQAGWSLVPPQGQVDQELGIYLAWKDEPVVWASAWKP is encoded by the coding sequence ATGGACATATCCCTCTTTTCTTCCAAAGGAACGCCCTTCAATTTCAATCAACAAATAAGCGATGATCCGATCATAGACATGCATAGTGCTAACAACAGCCATCCTTCTCCAGCAACTCATTCATCGGATTCTGCCGAGCTGTCTGCGGCCGGGAAATGGGCAGCAAACCTTCTTCGGGAGTGTGCGAGGGCGATCTCCGACAAGGACTCGGGTAAGATCCATCACCTACTATGGATGTTGAATGAATTGGCTTCTCCCTATGGAGATTGCGACCAGAAACTGGCTTCCTACTTCTTGCAAGCGCTCTTCTGCAAGGCGACCGACACGGGTAGACGTTGTTACAAAACCTTAATCTCGGTGGCGGAGAAGAGCCACTCCTTCGATGCCGCGAGGAAGTTAATACTCAAGTTTCAAGAGGTGAGCCCATGGACAACCTTTGGTCATGTCGCTTCAAATGGTGCAATTTTGGAAGCCCTAGAAGGGGAGAGCAAGCTTCACATAATTGATATAAGCAATACCCTATGCACTCAATGGCCTACCTTGCTCGAAGCCTTAGCCACAAGAAACGATGAGACCCCACGCTTGAAGCTCACCATCATCGTAACCGCAAGCGTTGTGAGGTTGGTAATGAAGGAAATTGGACAGAGGATGGAGAAGTTTGCCAGGCTTATGGGAGTACCCTTTGAAATTAACGTGATCAGCGAACCGACCAACCTAGCTGAGCTCACAAAGGAGGAACTAGGGATTCAGGAGGATGAAGCTGTTGCGGTGAATTGCATTGGGGCACTGAGAAGAGTCGAGGTGGAGGATAGAACAGCTGTAATACGAATGTTCCAGTCTCTCCGGCCCAAGGTTGTGACCGTtgtggaagaagaagctgattTCTCAAGCCCGAGAGAAGATTTCGTCAAGTGCTTCGAGGAGTGCCTTCGGTTCTACACATTGTATTTCGAGATGCTAGAAGAGAGCTTCATCCCGACGAGTAATGAAAGGTTGATGTTGGAGAGGGACTGCTCGAGGAGCATAGTTAGGGTTTTGGCCTGTGACACCTGCAGTGATGACGGTGATGGAAATATCACCGGCGGCGAGTGCgagagaagagaaagagggATTCAATGGTCGAACAAGCTCAAGCAAGCATTCTTCCCAGTCAGGTTTAGTGACGACGTCATCGATGATGTCAAGGCTCTGCTCAAGAGGTACCAAGCCGGGTGGTCCCTAGTGCCACCGCAAGGTCAGGTGGATCAGGAACTGGGAATTTACTTGGCTTGGAAGGACGAACCAGTGGTGTGGGCTTCGGCTTGGAAACCCTAG